AGGACCCAGCCGCGCGCGTTCGCGATCGCGATCGGCGCCAGCGTCGGCTACGGCCTGGCCATGGTCGCCTCCGGGTGGGCCCTGGGTCAGGTCACCGACCGGGTGATCGTGCCCGCGCTGAGCGGGGGCGAGGTACCCACGGGAGCCGTCTGGCGGGCAGGGCTGGCGCTGCTCGCGATCGCTGCCGCCACGGCGGTCGGGGTGGCGCTGCGCCGGACCTTTGCCGGCGTGGCGGCCCTCGGCGTGCAGGCGGGACATCGCCGCGCCGTCACCCGGCAGTACCTGCGGCTGCCGATGACCTGGCACCGCCGGCACCCGGCGGGTCAGCTGCTCTCGAACGCCAACGCCGACGCGGAGACGGCCGGGTTCGTCTTCGGTCCGCTGCCGTTCGCGCTCGGCGTGGTCGCGATGATCCTGGTGGCCAGCGGCGCGATGCTCGCAGCCGACCCCGTGCTGGGGGCCATCGGCGTCAGCATGCTCCCGGTGATCCTGCTGGTCAATGCGGTCTACCGCCGCCGGATGGCGCCGGCGGTGACGCGGGTCCAGCACGAGCGCGCCGTGGTCTCCGACGTCGCGCACGAGAGCTTCGAGGCGGCCGCCGTCGTGAAGTCGCTGGGAACGGTCGAGGTCGAGGAGGAGCGGTTCGCGGCCGCGGCCGACCGGCTGCGTGCCGCCAACGTCGGTGTGGGCCGGATCCGCTCGGTGTTCGACCCGGTGATCGATCTCCTCCCCGCCCTGGCGACCCTGCTCGTGCTCGCGCTCGGAGCTGCCCGGGTGGCGGCCGGCCACATCGAGACCGGTGACGTGGTCACCGCCTCCTACCTCCTCACGGTCCTGGCCATCCCGGTGCGTGCCATCGGCTTCGTGCTCGGCGACCTCCCGCGGTCCCTGGTCGGTCACGACCGGATCTCGCGCGTGATCGATGCGCGGGGTTATCTGCCCGACGGGGCGTTCCCGCTGCCCGGCACCTCCGGGCTGGCGGTGCAGGTGCGCGCGGCCACCCTGCGCGTGCCCGACGCCGACTCCCCGGAGGGCCACCGCACGATCCTGCGGGACGTGAGCCTCGACGTGCCGGCCGGTCGGACCCTGGCCGTGGTCGGTTCCACCGGCTCCGGGAAGTCCAGCCTGGTGGACCTGCTGGCCCGGCTGCGGGACCCCTCGGAGGGGGTGGTGCGCTACGACGGTGTCGACGTCACGCAGTTGAGCGGTGCCCAGCGCACGGCCGGCGTCGCCCTGGTGTCCCAGCAGGCGTTCGTGTTCGAGGACAGCGTCCGCGACAACGTCACCCTGGGGGAGGGCGCCGCGAGCGACTTCTCCGACGAGGAGGTGTGGACGGCGCTGCGCATCGCCTGCGCGGACGGCTTCGTGGACGCACTCCCGCACGGTCTCGACACCGTCATCGGCGAGCGCGGTGCCTCCCTGTCCGGGGGCCAGCGGCAGCGTCTGGCGATCGCTCGCGCCCTGATCCGGCGCCCCCGGTTGCTCCTGCTCGACGACGCGACCTCGGCCCTGGACCCGGTGGTGGAGCAGTCGATCCTGACGGGGCTGCGGGAGCTGGCCACCGGGGTGACGGTGGTGATGGTCGCCTACCGCAACGCCACGATCGCCCTCGCCGATACGGTGCTGCACCTGGACCGCGGTCAGGTCACCGGCGTGGGCCCGCACGCCCGGCTGCTCGCCGAGGATCCCGGCTATCGCCAGCTGGTGACCGCCTACCAGCGCGGTCGCGACGAGCGTGCGGAGGTGGGGCCGTGAACCGCGAGAGCGCGCAGATCGAGCAGACCTCCTCGCTCGGGGTCCTGGCCACCGTCCGCGAAGGGATCCGCCTGTCCCCGGCCATCAAGAACGGCATCGTCGTCTCCGCTCTGCTGGCGATCGTCGCGACCGCCGGCAAGGTGATCGTGCCGATGGCCGTCCAGCTCACGACCGATCGCGGGCTGTTCGCCGACGGCGGTGTGGATGTGGCCCTCGCGGTCCAGCTGTGCGCGGTGGCCGCCGTCGGCCTCGTGCTCACCTCCGCCTGCACCACCTGGGTCAACGTCCGGCTCTTCCGCGCCGCGGAGGCCGGTCTGGCCCAGTTGCGGGTGAAGGCATTCCGGCACGTGCACGACCTGTCCGTGCTGACGCAGAACTCCGAGCGTCGCGGAGCCCTCGTCGCGCGGGTCACCTCCGACGTCGACACCATCTCGATGTTCGTGCAGTGGGGCGGCATGATGTTGCTGCTCTCCTCGCTGCAGATCGTGGCTGCCACCGTGGCGATGGCGATCTACTCCTGGCAGCTGGCGCTGGTGGTCTGGCTGGCGATGGCACCGATGCTGATCCTCGCCCCGCGTGCGCAACGGCACCTGAGCCGTGCCTACGGCGGGGTCCGTGAGCGCGTCGGCCTCATGCTGGGTCGGATCTCGGAGGCCGTGGTCGGGGCGCAGACGATCCGTGCCTACGGCGCCGGCGAGCGCACCCAGCGCCGCCTCGACTCCGCGATCGAGGATCATCGCGCCGCAGCCGTGCGCGCGCAGACGCTGGCGGCCCTGGCCTTCTCCACCGGGGTTCTGTTGTCGGGCCTGGCGCTCAGCGCGGTCGTCGTCCTGGGCACCATGCTCGGCCTGGCCGGCGAGATCACGGTCGGTGAGCTGCTCGCGTTCCTCTTCCTGGTCCAGCTCTTCGTCGGGCCGGTGCAGTCGGCCACCGAGGTGCTCAACGAGATGCAGAACGCGGTCGCCGGCTGGCGCCGGGTGATCAGTGTGCTCCACACGCCGCTGGACGTGACCGACCCGGACAGCCCGGAGCCGGCGGGCCCCCGCGGCCCCGCACGGCTGCACTTCCAGGACGTCTCCTTCGCCTACCCGGGCACCGAGCGCGTCCTCAAGGACGTGACGCTGACGATCGAGCCCGGGACGCGGGTCGCCGTCGTGGGCGAGACCGGGTCGGGCAAGACCACCCTTGCCAAGCTCCTCACCCGGATGATGGATCCGGCCGCCGGGTCGGTGCGGCTGAACGACACCGACCTGCGCGACCTCGCCCTTGCGGAGCTGCGGGACCGCGTCGTGATGGTGCCCCAGGAGGGTTTCCTGTTCGAGGGCACCATCGAGCAGAACATCGCCTACGGTGCACGGCGCCGGTCCGGATCCGGTTCCGACGCCGTCGACGAGCTCGATGTCGAGGAGGTGCTGCGCACCCTCGGGGTCCAGGACTGGGTCCGGACCCTCCCGGGCGGGGTCGGCACGCAGGTCGGGCAGCGCGGGGAGGCGCTCTCGGCGGGGGAGCGCCAGCTGGTCGCGATCGCCCGCGCCTACCTGGCCGACGCCGACGTCCTGGTCCTGGACGAGGCGACCTCCGCCGTCGATCCGGCGACCGAGCAGCGCATCAGCACCGCGCTGGCACGGCTCACCGAGGGCCGCACCTCGGTCGCGATCGCCCACCGCCTCTCCACCGCCGAGGCCGCGGATCTGGTCGTGGTGGTCGATGCGGGCCGGGTGGTCGAGGTCGGGCCGCACGCAGACCTGGTCGGTGCGGGGGGCACCTACGCGCGGATGCACGCCTCGTGGATCGTGGCGAGCGCGTGAGCCCGGCGCCGCGGACGTGGCAGGATCGAGGGGTGTTGGATGCGAGTCTCACCCTGGATCCCGAGGTCGCCGAGCGGCTGGCGCGCAACGAGCAGGGCCTCGTGTGCGTCGTCGTGCAGGACGATGACAACGACGAGGTGCTGATGGTGGCGTGGATGGACGACGAGGCGCTGCGCCGCACGCTCACCGAGGGCCGGGTGACGTACTGGTCCCGGTCACGGCAGGAGTACTGGCGCAAGGGCGATACGTCG
Above is a window of Ruania suaedae DNA encoding:
- a CDS encoding ABC transporter ATP-binding protein — its product is MPTVPPGPARTPPDRPHTLTGGAVRRSFLLLGRGLRTQPRAFAIAIGASVGYGLAMVASGWALGQVTDRVIVPALSGGEVPTGAVWRAGLALLAIAAATAVGVALRRTFAGVAALGVQAGHRRAVTRQYLRLPMTWHRRHPAGQLLSNANADAETAGFVFGPLPFALGVVAMILVASGAMLAADPVLGAIGVSMLPVILLVNAVYRRRMAPAVTRVQHERAVVSDVAHESFEAAAVVKSLGTVEVEEERFAAAADRLRAANVGVGRIRSVFDPVIDLLPALATLLVLALGAARVAAGHIETGDVVTASYLLTVLAIPVRAIGFVLGDLPRSLVGHDRISRVIDARGYLPDGAFPLPGTSGLAVQVRAATLRVPDADSPEGHRTILRDVSLDVPAGRTLAVVGSTGSGKSSLVDLLARLRDPSEGVVRYDGVDVTQLSGAQRTAGVALVSQQAFVFEDSVRDNVTLGEGAASDFSDEEVWTALRIACADGFVDALPHGLDTVIGERGASLSGGQRQRLAIARALIRRPRLLLLDDATSALDPVVEQSILTGLRELATGVTVVMVAYRNATIALADTVLHLDRGQVTGVGPHARLLAEDPGYRQLVTAYQRGRDERAEVGP
- a CDS encoding ABC transporter ATP-binding protein, whose amino-acid sequence is MNRESAQIEQTSSLGVLATVREGIRLSPAIKNGIVVSALLAIVATAGKVIVPMAVQLTTDRGLFADGGVDVALAVQLCAVAAVGLVLTSACTTWVNVRLFRAAEAGLAQLRVKAFRHVHDLSVLTQNSERRGALVARVTSDVDTISMFVQWGGMMLLLSSLQIVAATVAMAIYSWQLALVVWLAMAPMLILAPRAQRHLSRAYGGVRERVGLMLGRISEAVVGAQTIRAYGAGERTQRRLDSAIEDHRAAAVRAQTLAALAFSTGVLLSGLALSAVVVLGTMLGLAGEITVGELLAFLFLVQLFVGPVQSATEVLNEMQNAVAGWRRVISVLHTPLDVTDPDSPEPAGPRGPARLHFQDVSFAYPGTERVLKDVTLTIEPGTRVAVVGETGSGKTTLAKLLTRMMDPAAGSVRLNDTDLRDLALAELRDRVVMVPQEGFLFEGTIEQNIAYGARRRSGSGSDAVDELDVEEVLRTLGVQDWVRTLPGGVGTQVGQRGEALSAGERQLVAIARAYLADADVLVLDEATSAVDPATEQRISTALARLTEGRTSVAIAHRLSTAEAADLVVVVDAGRVVEVGPHADLVGAGGTYARMHASWIVASA
- the hisI gene encoding phosphoribosyl-AMP cyclohydrolase — translated: MDASLTLDPEVAERLARNEQGLVCVVVQDDDNDEVLMVAWMDDEALRRTLTEGRVTYWSRSRQEYWRKGDTSGHVQHVRSASIDCDGDALLLRVEQIGPACHTGARSCFRAGGLLPLGRPE